A region of Streptomyces sp. NBC_01267 DNA encodes the following proteins:
- a CDS encoding SDR family oxidoreductase produces the protein MRVFMTGASGWIGSAVVPELIGAGHQVVGLARSDASAAALNAAGVEVVRGSLDDLDGLRSAAAASDGVIHLAFKHDIAFTGDFQGAGAADRLAIDTFGEALAGTDRPFVIASGTLGLAPGQVATERDGQRSDWPVPFEGARVRLANALATVALASRNVRSSVVRFPPTVHGDGDHGFMAALVGTARGKGVSGYVGDGANRWPAVHRLDAAHLVRLALEKAPAGSTLHAVAEEGVPIRAVAEVIGRRLDLPVASVPAEDAGEHFTWLGGFLGLDGPASSVLTRELLGWQPTGPGLLEDLDKGHYFRAPSDGTV, from the coding sequence ATGCGCGTATTCATGACCGGTGCGTCCGGCTGGATCGGTTCCGCTGTCGTGCCGGAGCTCATCGGTGCAGGTCATCAAGTGGTCGGTCTGGCCCGCTCGGACGCCTCGGCCGCTGCCCTCAACGCGGCCGGGGTGGAGGTGGTGCGCGGCTCTCTGGACGATCTCGACGGCCTGCGGAGTGCGGCTGCCGCGTCGGACGGCGTGATCCACCTCGCGTTCAAGCACGACATCGCTTTCACGGGGGACTTCCAGGGCGCCGGCGCCGCGGACCGCCTGGCCATCGATACCTTCGGCGAGGCGCTCGCGGGTACCGACCGGCCGTTCGTCATCGCCTCGGGGACGCTCGGCCTCGCGCCGGGCCAGGTCGCGACCGAGCGGGACGGGCAGCGCTCCGACTGGCCGGTGCCGTTCGAGGGTGCGCGGGTCCGGCTGGCCAACGCGCTGGCGACGGTCGCCCTCGCTTCCCGGAACGTCCGCTCATCGGTGGTGCGGTTTCCCCCGACGGTGCACGGCGACGGGGACCACGGCTTCATGGCGGCCCTGGTCGGCACCGCCCGTGGCAAGGGTGTCTCGGGGTACGTCGGCGACGGCGCCAACCGCTGGCCCGCCGTGCACCGGTTGGACGCCGCCCACCTCGTCCGGCTGGCCCTGGAGAAGGCCCCCGCGGGATCGACGCTGCACGCGGTCGCCGAGGAGGGGGTTCCGATCCGCGCTGTCGCCGAAGTCATCGGGCGCCGTCTCGATCTCCCCGTGGCGTCCGTCCCGGCCGAGGACGCCGGCGAGCACTTCACCTGGCTGGGCGGCTTCCTGGGCCTGGACGGCCCGGCATCGAGCGTGCTGACCCGCGAGTTGCTCGGCTGGCAGCCGACCGGACCGGGGCTCCTTGAGGACCTCGACAAGGGGCACTACTTCCGTGCCCCGTCCGACGGAACGGTCTGA
- a CDS encoding protein kinase domain-containing protein: MTGMLDNDTLLASDSGEEVRVTGMLGAGGQGEVYRVQTPGGDKALKWYYPACATPEQRAIVQQLVARDFNDDRFLWPTAYVEGANSAFGYLMDVRPDRFKGLPALFKRQLRTTPRALLTACLYTVEAYQALHSRGIAYRDISWGNIFFDPDTGDVRVCDNDNAVVEGDSSGISGTMEFMAPELVRGDSGATPGTQSDLHSLSVLLFMLLMNHHPLKGRKELAIHCLDEAAEQRLYGKEPLFVFDPDDVTNAPDPVEQSTVLATWAVASASLQGLFTKNFTTGLRDPAARVRESEWRDALRAALDSVVDCAHCGRQNMTEPAQSTAGACWSCGSALILPPRLVLTTPPPRAERHILLHRTSRVHAHHLVPEPTRHDYSDTTLVAELTEHPKKPGRFGLANRSDTVWTGTRSDGTAQEIAPGQTVPLRSGLELVLGEGTSGARGVVRAK; encoded by the coding sequence ATGACGGGCATGCTCGACAACGACACCCTCCTCGCCTCGGACAGCGGAGAGGAGGTGCGAGTCACCGGCATGCTCGGAGCCGGTGGCCAGGGCGAGGTCTACCGGGTGCAGACCCCCGGCGGTGACAAGGCACTCAAGTGGTACTACCCGGCGTGCGCGACACCCGAGCAACGGGCCATCGTGCAGCAACTGGTGGCCCGCGATTTCAACGACGACCGCTTCCTGTGGCCCACGGCGTACGTAGAGGGCGCGAACAGCGCGTTCGGCTACCTCATGGACGTCCGCCCCGACCGGTTCAAGGGCCTGCCCGCCCTGTTCAAGCGGCAGTTGCGCACCACGCCCCGCGCACTGCTGACCGCCTGCCTCTACACGGTCGAGGCCTATCAGGCGCTGCACTCCCGGGGCATCGCCTACCGGGACATCTCGTGGGGCAACATCTTCTTCGACCCGGACACCGGTGACGTCCGGGTGTGCGACAACGACAACGCGGTGGTGGAGGGGGACAGCAGCGGCATCTCCGGGACCATGGAGTTCATGGCGCCGGAACTGGTACGGGGGGACTCCGGCGCGACACCCGGCACCCAGAGCGACCTGCACTCGCTCTCCGTGCTGCTGTTCATGCTCCTGATGAACCATCATCCGCTGAAGGGCCGGAAGGAGCTGGCCATCCACTGCCTCGACGAGGCGGCCGAGCAGAGGCTGTACGGCAAGGAGCCGCTGTTCGTCTTCGACCCGGACGACGTCACGAACGCACCCGACCCCGTCGAGCAGAGCACCGTCCTGGCCACCTGGGCCGTGGCCTCGGCGTCACTGCAGGGTCTGTTCACGAAGAACTTCACGACCGGGCTGCGTGATCCGGCGGCCCGGGTAAGGGAATCGGAGTGGCGCGACGCCCTGCGGGCCGCACTCGACTCGGTGGTCGACTGTGCCCACTGCGGCCGTCAGAACATGACCGAGCCCGCGCAGAGCACTGCCGGTGCGTGCTGGTCCTGCGGCAGCGCGCTGATCCTGCCGCCCCGGCTGGTGCTCACCACTCCCCCGCCGCGCGCGGAGCGGCACATCCTGCTGCACCGCACGTCCCGGGTGCACGCCCACCATCTGGTGCCGGAGCCCACCCGGCACGACTACAGCGACACCACTCTGGTGGCCGAGCTGACCGAACACCCGAAGAAGCCGGGCAGGTTCGGGCTGGCGAACCGTTCGGACACGGTGTGGACCGGCACCCGCTCCGACGGCACGGCCCAGGAGATCGCCCCTGGCCAGACGGTGCCGCTCCGCTCGGGCCTTGAACTGGTCCTCGGCGAAGGAACGAGCGGAGCCAGGGGCGTCGTACGGGCGAAATGA
- a CDS encoding protein phosphatase 2C domain-containing protein, which yields MEDPRLRTPQLPPWTTLTGTVQGVNKPRNQDFHHAAGCGTADEPLILAVADGHGSAAHARSNLGARYAVDMFADQARQFGELAGAGGADGPPSLAWLMNYAQHTLPRRLISAWREKALGNWTRLQETAERTDPAATPEQKLVLYGTTLIGAVLTPQLFAAWQLGDGELTLVEDDGRAESPLAPAEAELGDETESLCSRDAWRLVRMYWAPVTEPSRMPRLIALSTDGLSKSFASDRGFAQFIEGLDQRLIDEGTDGVRSVLPEWLAKAAQFSGDDTTLAAAWRPAQPPAADG from the coding sequence GTGGAGGATCCACGCCTCCGAACGCCTCAGCTGCCGCCCTGGACCACGCTCACCGGCACGGTCCAGGGCGTCAACAAGCCGCGCAACCAGGACTTCCACCACGCCGCGGGGTGCGGCACGGCGGACGAGCCGCTGATCCTCGCGGTCGCGGACGGGCACGGCTCGGCAGCGCACGCACGGAGCAACCTGGGTGCGCGGTACGCGGTGGACATGTTCGCCGACCAGGCACGGCAGTTCGGCGAGCTGGCGGGCGCCGGGGGCGCGGACGGGCCGCCGAGCCTGGCCTGGTTGATGAACTACGCCCAGCACACCCTCCCCCGGCGGCTCATCAGTGCCTGGCGGGAGAAGGCGCTCGGCAACTGGACACGCCTCCAGGAGACGGCGGAGCGGACCGACCCGGCAGCCACCCCCGAGCAGAAGCTGGTGCTGTACGGCACCACGCTCATCGGCGCCGTGCTGACTCCGCAGTTGTTCGCCGCCTGGCAGCTCGGTGACGGCGAACTGACCCTGGTGGAGGACGACGGCCGGGCGGAATCACCGCTGGCCCCTGCCGAGGCCGAACTCGGCGACGAGACGGAGTCGTTGTGCAGCCGCGACGCCTGGCGTCTGGTGCGGATGTACTGGGCGCCGGTCACCGAACCGTCGCGGATGCCCCGGCTCATCGCGCTGTCCACCGACGGCCTGTCCAAGAGCTTCGCGTCGGACCGGGGCTTCGCCCAGTTCATCGAGGGTCTGGACCAGCGGCTGATCGACGAGGGCACCGACGGCGTACGGAGTGTGCTGCCCGAATGGCTCGCGAAGGCGGCACAGTTCTCCGGGGACGACACCACCCTGGCCGCCGCGTGGCGGCCCGCACAGCCCCCCGCAGCAGACGGATAA
- a CDS encoding vWA domain-containing protein → MANRPVHFIWLLDCSYSMMGEKIGQLNYAIREAVPEMRSVANDNPAAQLLLRTLTFSTTAQWQHKDPVPVDDFVWQDVQVDGMTNLGEALHTVAAELRTPPMPQRALKPVLALVSDGVPTDDWKAGLKAIDETPWGRKAVRVAIAIGTDADRSVLQEFLGNPELQPLDANSPKQLAAAIRWASTAAVKAASQPVVGSAENKVTQPPYAPPVLDDDDDDVW, encoded by the coding sequence ATGGCGAACCGGCCGGTCCACTTCATCTGGCTGCTGGACTGCTCGTATTCCATGATGGGCGAGAAGATCGGCCAGCTCAACTACGCGATCCGGGAGGCCGTCCCGGAGATGCGGTCGGTCGCGAACGACAATCCGGCGGCTCAGCTACTGCTGCGCACGCTCACCTTCTCCACCACCGCCCAATGGCAGCACAAGGACCCCGTACCGGTCGACGACTTCGTCTGGCAGGACGTGCAGGTGGACGGGATGACCAATCTGGGTGAGGCGCTGCACACGGTGGCGGCCGAGCTCCGGACGCCCCCGATGCCTCAGCGTGCGCTCAAGCCGGTGCTGGCGCTGGTCTCGGACGGGGTGCCCACCGACGACTGGAAGGCAGGGCTGAAGGCCATCGACGAGACACCGTGGGGCCGGAAGGCCGTACGGGTGGCCATCGCCATCGGCACGGACGCCGACCGGAGCGTGCTGCAGGAATTCCTCGGCAACCCGGAGCTCCAGCCGCTGGACGCCAACAGTCCCAAGCAGCTGGCCGCGGCGATCCGCTGGGCCTCGACGGCCGCCGTCAAGGCCGCGTCCCAACCTGTCGTGGGCTCCGCGGAGAACAAGGTCACGCAGCCGCCCTACGCCCCGCCGGTGCTGGACGACGACGATGACGACGTGTGGTGA
- a CDS encoding TRAFAC clade GTPase domain-containing protein: protein MVILVKLALGCTAGVAVFLCLGYTFWMFLGLSLVTAGNMFGPRSAGTPDPRVRPVGTGEPAHRAYWSDQMWRDARDSVRGGLLSIRYRLTTEWLRRSVPRLFRGRRPTTGIRGVNKFTRTVLRAVAPGTAAGAILGALLATLVTTLVLLVFGVLLALVWLSAVTAVGLLRAVERLWRLVRHIRMKCPHPGCYLPFGLAVHRCPDCGAAHGELRPGRYGVLWHVCGCGRRLATTSLGGRGSFAARCPSCEQELPEAVGRTRVVHLPLIGGTSSGKTMLMAAMVAGLQAWSRRTRLTVEYASPSDRKEATALKRQVDSAGWALKTQGGPPRALMLYVGHGRQRRLLYLYDPMGESLRDAGVVREQQYLAHADGVVLVADVLAEPQVRRALHGDDANLAAGARPADQGPMDTYQRLTGELSALTGRRGRLPVATVVTKRDVLDGIAALPVPGTRIDGWLEGIGLGALVRAVRHDFGTARYWAVSARAATGAGALDREQRRAAEPVLWVLALSGLRVGSLVAEDHSAGLPGPRAGTATGTGTGTAAETDQVKG from the coding sequence GTGGTGATCCTGGTGAAGCTGGCCCTGGGCTGCACCGCCGGGGTGGCCGTGTTCCTCTGCCTGGGCTACACGTTCTGGATGTTCCTCGGACTCTCCCTGGTGACCGCGGGAAACATGTTCGGCCCCCGGTCGGCGGGAACACCCGATCCTCGCGTCCGGCCCGTCGGCACGGGCGAACCGGCACACCGCGCCTACTGGTCGGACCAGATGTGGCGGGATGCCCGGGACTCGGTGCGTGGTGGGCTGCTCTCGATCCGGTACCGGCTGACCACCGAGTGGCTGCGACGGTCGGTCCCGCGGCTTTTCCGGGGACGGCGGCCCACCACCGGAATCCGCGGGGTGAACAAGTTCACGCGCACGGTGCTGCGGGCCGTCGCACCGGGAACGGCCGCCGGGGCGATCCTTGGCGCGCTGCTCGCGACGCTGGTCACCACCCTGGTCCTGCTGGTGTTCGGGGTGCTGCTCGCCCTGGTGTGGCTGTCCGCGGTGACTGCCGTGGGACTTCTGCGCGCGGTGGAACGGCTCTGGCGGCTCGTCCGGCACATCCGTATGAAGTGCCCGCATCCCGGCTGCTATCTGCCGTTCGGGCTGGCCGTCCACCGCTGTCCGGACTGCGGCGCGGCCCACGGCGAGCTGAGGCCCGGCCGGTACGGGGTGCTGTGGCACGTCTGCGGTTGCGGACGGCGCCTCGCCACCACCTCGCTCGGCGGCCGGGGCAGCTTCGCGGCCCGCTGTCCGTCGTGCGAACAGGAACTTCCGGAGGCGGTGGGCCGTACCCGGGTCGTGCATCTGCCGCTGATCGGCGGGACGTCGTCGGGGAAGACGATGCTGATGGCCGCGATGGTCGCCGGACTGCAGGCCTGGTCGCGGCGCACCCGGCTCACGGTGGAATACGCCTCACCGAGTGACCGCAAGGAGGCCACGGCGCTCAAGCGGCAGGTGGACAGCGCCGGTTGGGCGCTCAAGACGCAGGGCGGTCCGCCCCGCGCCCTCATGCTGTACGTCGGGCACGGCAGGCAGCGGCGTCTGTTGTACCTGTACGACCCGATGGGCGAGTCCCTGCGGGACGCCGGTGTGGTCCGGGAGCAGCAGTACCTGGCGCACGCGGACGGTGTGGTCCTGGTCGCCGACGTCCTCGCGGAACCTCAGGTCCGGCGTGCGCTGCACGGTGACGACGCGAATCTGGCGGCGGGCGCACGCCCAGCCGACCAGGGCCCCATGGACACCTATCAGCGGCTCACCGGGGAACTCTCGGCGCTCACCGGCCGACGCGGACGGCTCCCGGTGGCCACGGTGGTCACCAAACGGGACGTGCTGGACGGCATCGCCGCCCTGCCGGTGCCCGGAACCAGGATCGACGGCTGGCTGGAGGGCATCGGCCTCGGCGCACTGGTCCGGGCGGTGCGCCACGACTTCGGGACCGCCCGCTACTGGGCGGTGAGCGCCCGTGCGGCCACCGGCGCGGGCGCACTCGACCGGGAGCAGCGCCGGGCAGCGGAGCCGGTGTTGTGGGTGCTGGCGCTGTCGGGTCTGCGGGTCGGATCGCTCGTCGCCGAGGACCACTCGGCGGGCCTTCCCGGGCCGCGAGCCGGAACAGCGACCGGGACCGGGACTGGAACTGCGGCCGAAACCGATCAAGTGAAAGGCTGA
- a CDS encoding GTPase-associated protein 1-related protein, with protein sequence MSLAQLHYTSAPPGPDGSGFRFTAVTPGLPRSVLREAEQLIGYEPPRDAPPRPDGTELAAFPEAFSHSSLADGSRLLTRTVYTGSDYSGRWGNFHAHGVHLPVGAELPGGMLPIAAWRSPQWATATPVGAVAEPLEVRPVPGGFSRDALAGFAASRVPWLASFFAGLRRLVEDAAAPQIVLIERDSADVALWIALSGAALPRASAHRLTFTTYTRRPQQARQQIIGVLPDDGQGLAGYDQRYRVLDCTGPGPGEPTGRQPAVSEDDGWAGIAAQIWLGGAPGLFREASALPGGDFDAGRLAVVALCAGIGLGTGGRTAAADWAGTHPDALDDTELARLTGALSMSGTARPPAESAALARLFATLADRAPITVAAPLGGVVLTDAVRTPTPGLVLPASSALTDDVRQRLATELGPELRAGITDPAQDVPRAVELLHIAGLLGVDCADLLDGTAGRLSHALVADPDGAYTAVVRTVLADRFEFRAVLLGRLEALATDDPPAAARLLARVPLPLTGVRALPHLRMCAEAHASGAAGGDRVGVLHAVIRASGVSLFTDPLVLRTAVQLVWGDGAMTPGEARLLLGETGSDPFRTPGSGSGSGTWSDLVRAALEAPGDDPDAPDLAHDILRCFPEELGPRVRAALLLLEFARDLERGDAGGRWADRAVSLRAVAEPVEPAVLEQAFGAVARRLLSPGRPDGELYALIGAGDTDLIAAYGRAAREETVRDRLRVSPAYVADCYSAWSSRPQAGRAWEEICKSLLEKVLRPVVRALPEADVESVEKHLERAGGRWVREFGEWNRPGAFGRIGRKLSGRGRRPSAEGPRPGDVEPPRKDGRSW encoded by the coding sequence ATGAGCCTGGCCCAGCTCCACTACACCTCCGCGCCACCGGGGCCCGACGGTTCGGGCTTCCGCTTCACGGCGGTGACACCTGGCCTGCCCCGGTCGGTGCTCAGGGAAGCCGAACAGCTCATCGGCTACGAACCGCCCCGCGACGCCCCGCCGCGGCCCGATGGCACCGAACTCGCGGCGTTTCCGGAGGCGTTCAGCCACAGTTCACTCGCCGACGGAAGCCGGCTGCTGACCCGCACGGTGTACACCGGGTCCGACTACAGCGGGCGGTGGGGCAATTTCCACGCCCACGGCGTGCATCTGCCCGTGGGCGCGGAACTGCCGGGCGGGATGCTGCCCATCGCGGCCTGGCGCTCACCGCAGTGGGCCACCGCCACCCCGGTCGGTGCGGTGGCGGAACCACTGGAGGTACGGCCGGTGCCCGGCGGGTTCAGCCGCGACGCGCTGGCCGGATTCGCCGCGTCGCGCGTGCCGTGGCTCGCATCGTTCTTCGCCGGTCTGCGGAGACTGGTCGAGGACGCAGCCGCGCCGCAGATCGTGCTGATCGAGCGGGACAGCGCCGACGTGGCACTGTGGATCGCGCTGTCCGGGGCCGCGCTGCCGCGGGCGAGCGCACACCGGCTGACCTTCACCACGTACACGAGGCGACCGCAGCAGGCCCGGCAGCAGATCATCGGGGTACTCCCGGACGACGGGCAGGGCCTGGCCGGGTACGACCAGCGCTACCGGGTGCTCGACTGCACGGGTCCGGGCCCCGGGGAGCCGACGGGGCGGCAGCCCGCGGTCTCCGAGGACGACGGCTGGGCAGGAATCGCCGCGCAGATCTGGCTGGGCGGGGCTCCGGGACTGTTCCGGGAGGCGTCGGCGCTGCCCGGCGGGGACTTCGACGCGGGCCGCCTCGCCGTCGTCGCGCTCTGCGCCGGAATCGGCCTCGGCACGGGCGGCCGTACCGCAGCCGCCGACTGGGCGGGCACCCACCCGGACGCGCTGGACGACACGGAGCTTGCCCGGCTCACCGGAGCACTGAGCATGTCCGGGACGGCCCGGCCGCCCGCCGAATCGGCCGCTCTGGCAAGGCTGTTCGCGACGCTCGCGGACCGCGCCCCGATCACGGTCGCCGCGCCGCTCGGGGGCGTCGTACTGACCGACGCGGTCCGTACGCCCACACCGGGGCTCGTACTTCCGGCGAGTTCGGCGCTCACCGACGACGTCAGGCAGCGCCTCGCCACCGAACTCGGTCCCGAACTGCGGGCGGGGATCACCGACCCGGCGCAGGACGTACCGCGCGCGGTCGAACTGCTGCACATCGCCGGGCTCCTCGGCGTGGACTGCGCGGACCTGCTGGACGGGACGGCGGGGCGGCTGTCACACGCGCTCGTCGCCGATCCGGACGGGGCGTACACCGCTGTCGTACGTACCGTGCTGGCGGACCGGTTCGAGTTCCGTGCTGTGCTGCTCGGCAGACTCGAAGCTCTCGCCACGGACGACCCGCCCGCGGCTGCCCGGCTGCTCGCCCGGGTTCCGCTGCCTCTCACCGGGGTGCGGGCCCTCCCCCATCTGCGCATGTGTGCCGAGGCCCACGCGTCCGGAGCGGCCGGGGGCGACCGGGTCGGCGTGCTGCACGCAGTGATCCGGGCCAGTGGGGTCTCCCTGTTCACCGATCCCCTGGTCCTGCGCACCGCCGTCCAACTGGTCTGGGGGGACGGCGCGATGACGCCGGGCGAAGCGCGCCTGCTGCTCGGGGAGACGGGATCCGATCCGTTCCGCACCCCTGGATCCGGCTCGGGCTCCGGGACCTGGTCCGACCTCGTCAGGGCCGCCCTCGAAGCCCCCGGCGACGACCCGGACGCCCCGGACCTCGCACACGACATCCTGCGCTGCTTCCCCGAAGAGCTCGGACCACGGGTGCGGGCAGCCCTCCTGCTCCTCGAATTCGCCCGGGACCTCGAGCGGGGGGACGCGGGCGGCAGATGGGCCGACCGCGCGGTGTCGCTGCGGGCCGTCGCCGAACCGGTCGAACCGGCGGTGCTGGAGCAGGCCTTCGGAGCGGTAGCCAGGCGCCTGCTGTCTCCGGGGCGGCCGGACGGCGAGCTGTACGCGCTGATCGGCGCCGGTGACACCGACCTGATCGCGGCGTACGGGCGGGCTGCGCGGGAAGAGACCGTGCGCGACCGGCTCCGGGTGTCCCCCGCCTATGTGGCCGACTGTTACAGCGCCTGGTCCTCGCGGCCACAGGCGGGCCGGGCCTGGGAAGAGATTTGCAAGTCGCTGCTCGAAAAGGTGCTCCGCCCGGTGGTACGGGCGCTGCCGGAGGCGGACGTGGAATCCGTGGAGAAACATCTGGAGCGGGCAGGGGGCCGCTGGGTGCGGGAGTTCGGCGAGTGGAACCGGCCGGGGGCCTTCGGCCGCATCGGCCGGAAGCTGTCCGGGCGGGGCCGCCGCCCCTCGGCGGAAGGCCCGCGCCCGGGTGACGTGGAACCGCCCCGCAAGGACGGCCGGTCGTGGTGA
- a CDS encoding TRAFAC clade GTPase domain-containing protein yields the protein MTTVICPYCFERTTAARLPFRCLMTATRVRGGTPCDAERDDVWAEFMGPSIPPALRMRGPVFPPPRTLGGLRGGGARAACPGCGVSTHVRVCRRCHSDFPSDYCDQDSRIIALVGAKASGKSTYVSVLVNELRNRVGRAYEASIAAMGSDTQRRDREMSEDLYDQLRLPDATRPAAMGFNDPLLYRLSLPRRKRLGDGSRHTALVFFDAAGEDLKSAEAMDRYTHYLAAADGVILLVDPLQLGSVRDQLPPGEGPPLPSVETSPQQIAADLAAQLRAHGRGGSRGRVTTPIAVAVTKTDMLRPLLDPHSPLLRNAPHSGGMVSEQERLAVHEEMRSLMESWDSGALTRQLERDFAELSLFGLSALGAPPPAHAPADAPKSGPQPLRIEDPLLWLLARRGLLPVHKPGRDHDSGKSARKADV from the coding sequence ATGACAACCGTCATTTGCCCCTACTGCTTCGAACGCACCACAGCCGCACGGCTGCCGTTCCGCTGTCTGATGACAGCCACCCGGGTGCGCGGCGGTACCCCCTGCGACGCGGAACGCGACGACGTCTGGGCCGAGTTCATGGGCCCGAGCATTCCACCGGCACTGCGGATGCGCGGCCCGGTGTTCCCGCCTCCGCGCACCCTGGGCGGACTCCGCGGCGGCGGTGCGCGGGCCGCCTGCCCCGGCTGCGGGGTGTCCACGCACGTACGGGTCTGCCGCCGCTGCCACAGCGACTTCCCCAGTGACTACTGCGACCAGGACAGCCGCATCATCGCCCTGGTCGGTGCGAAGGCGTCGGGCAAGAGCACCTACGTGTCGGTACTCGTCAATGAGCTGCGCAACCGGGTGGGACGCGCCTACGAAGCGTCGATCGCCGCGATGGGCAGCGACACCCAGCGCCGCGACCGGGAGATGTCGGAGGATCTGTACGACCAGTTGCGGCTGCCCGATGCCACCCGGCCCGCCGCCATGGGCTTCAACGACCCACTGCTCTACCGGCTCAGCCTGCCCCGCCGCAAACGTCTGGGCGACGGCAGCAGGCACACCGCGCTCGTCTTCTTCGACGCCGCCGGTGAGGACCTGAAGAGCGCTGAGGCGATGGACCGCTACACCCACTACCTGGCCGCGGCCGACGGCGTCATTCTGCTCGTCGACCCCCTGCAGCTCGGTTCCGTACGTGACCAGCTGCCACCGGGTGAAGGGCCGCCCCTGCCCTCCGTGGAGACGTCCCCGCAGCAGATCGCCGCCGATCTGGCGGCCCAGCTGCGCGCGCACGGCCGCGGGGGCTCCCGCGGCCGGGTCACCACCCCGATCGCGGTCGCCGTCACCAAGACCGACATGCTTCGGCCGTTGCTCGACCCGCACTCCCCGCTGCTGCGCAACGCCCCGCACAGCGGCGGAATGGTGAGTGAGCAGGAGCGGCTGGCCGTGCATGAGGAGATGCGCTCACTGATGGAGAGCTGGGACTCCGGCGCGCTGACCCGTCAACTGGAGCGTGATTTCGCCGAGTTGTCGCTCTTCGGGCTCTCGGCGCTCGGCGCCCCACCGCCCGCGCACGCCCCGGCCGACGCTCCCAAGTCCGGGCCGCAGCCGCTGCGTATCGAGGACCCGCTGCTGTGGCTGCTCGCCCGGCGCGGTCTGCTTCCCGTTCACAAGCCCGGCAGGGACCACGACTCCGGCAAGTCCGCACGGAAGGCCGACGTATGA
- a CDS encoding ABC transporter permease — MLLLLCVPGLLYFALFFYLPLAGNVVAFQDYQPFLGFKGSPFVGLQNFTDLLSQPEFWSAVRNTLEITVLQLILYFPAPIALALLLNSLVGEKVRRLVQTVVYLPHFLSWVVVVAMFQQVFGGTGTVTSLLQNHGLAVGNIMSNPDTFKVLVTSEMIWKDCGYGAIIFLAAMASIDMSQYESAAMDGAGTWRRMWHVTLPGIRPVIIMMLILRLGDILSVGFEQMLLQRDAVGPDASEVLDTYVYYHGVIDGDWGMSTAAGLMKGVIGLGLIIAANKLAHRFGEQGVYR; from the coding sequence ATGCTTCTGCTGCTGTGTGTGCCGGGCCTGCTGTACTTCGCGTTGTTCTTCTACCTGCCGCTGGCCGGCAACGTGGTCGCCTTCCAGGACTACCAGCCGTTCCTCGGCTTCAAGGGAAGTCCGTTCGTCGGCCTCCAGAACTTCACGGACCTGCTCTCGCAGCCCGAGTTCTGGTCCGCCGTGCGCAACACGCTGGAGATCACCGTCCTCCAGCTGATCCTCTACTTCCCCGCCCCCATCGCACTGGCGCTCCTCCTCAACTCGCTCGTCGGCGAGAAGGTCAGGCGGCTCGTCCAGACCGTGGTCTACCTGCCCCACTTCCTCTCGTGGGTCGTGGTCGTGGCGATGTTCCAGCAGGTCTTCGGCGGTACCGGCACGGTCACCAGCCTGCTGCAGAACCACGGGCTCGCGGTCGGCAACATCATGAGCAACCCGGACACCTTCAAGGTGCTCGTGACCTCGGAGATGATCTGGAAGGACTGCGGCTACGGCGCGATCATCTTCCTCGCGGCGATGGCGTCCATCGACATGTCGCAGTACGAGTCGGCGGCGATGGACGGCGCGGGCACCTGGCGGCGCATGTGGCACGTCACCCTGCCCGGCATCCGGCCGGTGATCATCATGATGCTCATCCTGCGCCTCGGCGACATCCTCTCCGTCGGCTTCGAGCAGATGCTGCTCCAGCGGGACGCGGTCGGGCCTGATGCGTCGGAAGTGCTCGATACGTACGTGTATTACCACGGCGTCATCGACGGTGACTGGGGCATGAGTACGGCCGCAGGTCTGATGAAGGGGGTGATCGGCCTCGGGCTGATCATCGCCGCGAACAAACTGGCCCACCGCTTCGGTGAGCAGGGGGTCTACCGATGA